In the Balaenoptera ricei isolate mBalRic1 chromosome 1, mBalRic1.hap2, whole genome shotgun sequence genome, AGAATTATGTAGAAGTGGGAAATTTATGAAATGGGGCGGGGGGGACACAGAGGAAATTTACATTTTCGGTTGACGCTGTCGTCTGTCGCTACCACTTGTGCTCTAAGGCGGGCCACTGCTGAGCGCAGGGCGGTTCCGCAGTGGATGAAGGGAAATTGCTTGCTCACTGGATGCACTCTGCGTGCACGGTGCCCAGCCTGGCACAGGACTACCAGCCTGGGATACGGGCGGGACATGACAGTCTCTTTCTCTGCCTAGGCGGCCCCAACGTCTGCTCTCACTCGGCACCTCGTTCCACTTCAGCCGATTTCTGCCCAAATCTGTTTTCTCCGTCATCTAAACAGAATGATAAGCACAAGCCCAAGTGTACTGTAAAGTCACGAGCAGGGATTCAAGCCTGAACCTTAGTACTTGCTGTGAAATGAAGCTAGAGACAGAAAGGATTGTGAAAATCCATGTAAATCTGTACGATTATCTGGTTAATCCCATGCCTGATTTTCTCACCATTATATTCTAGAACacttggcacacagcaggtgttcAGTCACTATTTGTTGAACAAACGAAAGTTATACCACAGCCATGTAAGTCAGTCACAGAAAGCGCAAGCTGCAAGAAACGTCAACAGAAGGGTAATTACCTTATCCCCACACTGTGTTTAAGACTTCTGAAAACCTAGAATCCAGGAAGCGTGACGGTCACTGAATTGTCTCTAAGGCTATCGACCCCCACGCCCATCATTCAGTGTCCTGAGTGATGCTGGTGAGTTGGCAAAATAAAGGacaattccaaatattttcacCTTCTTACTGTATAGCTCTCTGGCCAGTTTGCTCCCAGACACACATTCAGGATAAACACATACTAAACACTAAGTGATTATTTATTTTCCAGGTTTACAAGTTTTGGAATACATATGTATGAGCTAAATAAAACAAACTACACTCAGAGAATCAATGTAGAGCAGAACATATAAATACACAAGGTCTGTTTCACAGGATACAAAAATGATAATGtcatcaaatacaaagaaaaacattccaGAAATGTAAGCAAATTGGACCACGCTGGCAAAGAACGCTGGCAAAGAACGTATTAACTAAGACGGGCCAGGACAAACCCCACCCTAAACATCAGGGCAAAATTTCTTTTCTATGCCCCCCAGGTGCCTGGCTCTCCTTTTCTGTGCTGCGCTGTGTCCTTCTGAGTCACCCGCCTCGGGGGGGCTATCAGGCATCTCTTCTTCATCAGCCTAAAAAGGAGCAGGCGGGGTAGAGCACAAGGTTCACACCGACTATTCTCCCAGGTCCTTCTCTGCTGCCTCCTGGATAGGACATTCTCTCCGAAAACAGCTTCCCCCATCCTCTGTACTGTTTAACTTTTAATTCTTCTCACAAGTGACCCTAACTGCTGCGTAACTCAGCCTGAAGCGCGGGACAGCTCAGCGAAAACCCCGTGTGCTCATCTCCGCTCCTCAAGTTTGTCTTTTGTTAAATGAGGAAACTATCAATGTAAAACGGGGACgtttctccttctcccttcctccacgtCCATgtcccctcccgcccctccccgaCTCCTGCAAAGAGCTCCTTCTGGCCTAAACAAGAGACCTCGGCTGCCCTGTGGTGGCGTGGGTGGGCTGCAGCAGCCGGTTGAGCTATCTGCTGAGTAATGATGTAGAAGGCTGCGGTAGGAGATCAACCGGCCATCCCAGTGTCCAGTACGAACTTGGCACATCTAATAAAcacttaacacacacacagacacattcaCGCTTAACAGAGCAACAACAGGAGTGCAGTCAGAGCTGTAGAGACACCCTACCTTCTGTCTCGCGTGCTTCTCTGTCCACTGCCTGGCATTCCTGAGGAAGACTGGCTTGTTGTATTTAAACTCTGAGGACtaagatggaagcagagagtcAATGGAGAGAGAAGGGACTTGGTAACCAAGCTGCAGCCGCTACGCGACCCTCCCCAACGGAGAGCAGGACGTGGGGAAAGCAGGCCGCGAGCGGGGGGGCCGGGGGCGCTTACGATGTCGGCCATGAGCGGGTCATCGGGGTTGGGCTCGGCCATGAGCTGCTGAACAGAAGTCAGCAGGGTCGCGATGTTGAGGGACGGTCTCCAGGCGCCctaggcagacagacagacagacagcggCCCTAAGAACGTGCTTCTCTAACAGAGGTTTTAGAGCCGAGCACCACGGAAGGCGAGAGGGTCGCCCCTGCTCCCACCACTCACTTTTGGCGGCAATTTGAGAACATCTAAACAAATCCTTCCAGCGGAATCGATGTTGGGATGGTAGATGGGAGTCAGAAATCGGATCTGAGGAGGTTCAAATGGGTACCTTTGAAAGCGCAGGAGAATACGGAAGGTTTACTATAATACTGCTTCTTACATTATATACAGCTGCTGGTGACTAATGAGGACGACAGCCTTTGAGAGGCAAACCTTTGCTCTTGCcaaatttttattacaaaaatttatGAACAGTAGAAAAGTTGAAATAATAGTACTGAAAACCCTCTTATACCCACCACCTGGATCAAGCCCCTTCACcctctaaatacttcagcatgtctCTCCTAAGAATAAGGTCCCTCTCCTATAGAGCTGCAAAACTATCAGTAGAcctgtgaaaaaaatataaaaactattttccAATATCATCTACTACTCAGATTTCCTcaattttccccccatttttttttacagatgggTGTTGAAAAACAGGATCCAATTTTGATTTATACACTGCATTTGGAAAATCCCTATCGGTCTCAGAACTGACGCCCCCCGTGATTACTGAGCTGCTTCTCTCAGGACTTGTAACAAGCCTGGCCTGGTGAACAGCTGTCTACAAATCACAAACTACACTACAGCTACCACTCCCCTGATTAGAGCCTTACGGGAGACCTGTATTAAAAGGGCCTtaacacagaggcagagagaatggtggctgccaggtgcCGGGGGAGCCAGTGTTTAATGGGTGCGGGGTTTCAGGTTGGGAAGACgaagaagttctggagatgcATGAGGGGGACGGCTGGATGACAATGTGAAtgcatttaatgccactgaaccatGTGCTTAAGAACGGTTTAGACGgtcaattttatgtatattttactacagtgacgggcagggggtggggtgggggtgaggcctAGATGTGATCCAGCTCagggttaagaaaaagaaatcgaACTCCAGAGAcatgaaataacttgcccaaggtcacattaaGTCATGGTAAGACGAGGATTAAAATCCAGGTCCTTTAACTCCTGCATTCAACACTCTACGACACTGCTGTCTTCCAGTAACTGCGCTTTACCCTGGAAATTTAGGATATAGTTCACACTGACCTCTCAGGAATGTTAACTTCCAGCTTGAAAACACCTTTTTCATAAGGTGTGTTTGCTCCACCTAatatctcttaaaagaaaaaaaagaacaaaacgtCAAGAGGTAATCAGATGATCTGAATTACCACACCCCATGGACCTAATGAAGTCTGGTCCTAACGGAAAAGCTGGGTCTGGGACAGAAACTCTCTCAGGGCTTAATAAGTCCCCATGCAATGTACCAGTGTACCCAAAGTTGGTGTCAAACAAAGAATACACAGGAGATCAAAACAGAAGGTGGACAACGCTGGCCTCAGATCACATACAACCTGCAGTTCTGCTTTGGTTGGAACGCAGTGTTCTGAACACTTACGTTTCCCATCTGGCCTCACAGATATTTGAGAAGGTGAGCTTTGGTACTAACACTGCTTCAGAGCTGATACCCAGATCTTGGCTTACAAATCAGTAAAAGATGGAATCAAAGGCCAAAGAAGAAATGTCATGGAAACCttttataaatgtaaacaaaTCAGGTAGAAAGATGGCGGGGCACTTTGACCTTGCAGTTGTCCCCTACTTTAGAAGAACACACAGGTGTTCAAACTTCAGCACAACCTTTGACAGGGTCGTGACCCGTCACGCCTGGTGCAACACCTACGAGCTCGCAGATCTTCCATTCGGTCCCCATCCTGCCAGCATGTGATGCCC is a window encoding:
- the UBE2T gene encoding ubiquitin-conjugating enzyme E2 T — encoded protein: MQRASRLKRELSLLAAEPPPGITCWQDGDRMEDLRAQILGGANTPYEKGVFKLEVNIPERYPFEPPQIRFLTPIYHPNIDSAGRICLDVLKLPPKGAWRPSLNIATLLTSVQQLMAEPNPDDPLMADISSEFKYNKPVFLRNARQWTEKHARQKADEEEMPDSPPEAGDSEGHSAAQKRRARHLGGIEKKFCPDV